In Nematostella vectensis chromosome 2, jaNemVect1.1, whole genome shotgun sequence, one genomic interval encodes:
- the LOC5516822 gene encoding sarcoplasmic reticulum histidine-rich calcium-binding protein produces the protein MKLFSILLLFLAVFILNACGEEKVAEEEPLGKPKAAEESSESAPPPVEDENKYKLGSLCNYCSYCKLCKLCDKDCPCKTSRKKPNCDLCKYCKYCSLCSVCDVACKPGGIVDVVSSAIYSSLPSFSKKEKEEVDKDIEKARDFIKEYL, from the exons ATGAaacttttttcaattttgctgctatttctagctgttttcattttaaatgCATGCGGCGAAGAAAAAGTTGCAGAGGAAGAGCCGCTGGGGAAACCCAAAGCCGCAGAGGAATCTAGTGAATCGGCTCCGCCGCCGGTTGAAGACGAGAATAAATACAAGTTAGGGTCACTTTGCAACTACTGTAGCTATTGCAAG ttatgTAAACTGTGTGACAAGGATTGCCCATGCAAGACCAGTAGAAAAAAGCCAAATTGTGATTTATGCAAA tattgcaaGTACTGCTCCCTGTGCTCTGTCTGTGATGTTGCCTGCAAACCAG GTGGTATTGTAGATGTTGTTAGCTCTGCAATATACAG TTCTTTGCCATCTTTTTCCAAGAAAGAGAAAGAGGAAGTGGACAAGGATATAGAAAAAGCCAGAGACTTCATCAAAGAATACCTGTGA